The window TGAACTTCGTCGGGGCCATGACCTTTACTGGTGTAGCGAAAGCCATTACAAAAGATATTGTCGATCCCTTTACATTGGAGAATGGAACGCTAGTTATTCTAGCGGCCCTTCTAGCGGCTATCTTTTGGAATTTACTTACCTGGTACTATGGAATACCAAGCAGTTCATCACATGCAATAATTGGTTCGATCGCAGGTGCAGCAATTGCTTCAGCTGGATTTCAGTCCCTAAACTATTCCGGCTTTATAAAAATAATACAAGCGTTAATTATTTCACCTATTATTGCTTTCGTTATAGGTTATATTGTATATAGTATTTTTAAGGTTATTTTCAAAGATAATAATTTAGCAAAGACAAATAAAGGTTTTCGGATTTTCCAGATATTCACTGCTGCTTTGCAAGCATATTCCCATGGAACAAATGATGCACAAAAGGCGATGGGGATTATTACTATGGCCTTAATTGCCAGCGGGCAGCTTACGACACATGATGTTCCATTTTGGGTGCAGTTAGCCTGTGCGACCGCAATGGGTCTCGGAACTTCGGTGGGGGGCTGGAAGATTATTAAAACGGTCGGCGGAAATATTATGAAAATCCGTCCTGTTAACGGTGTTGCTGCCGATTTGACCGGTGCATTGATTATATTTGGTGCCACTTATATTCACTTACCAGTAAGTACAACACATGTTATTTCCTCTTCTATAATGGGTGTTGGTGCTTCCCATCGTTTAAAGGGTGTTAAATGGGGAACTGCCAAACGAATGCTGATTACATGGGTTATCACGCTACCTATTTCAGCGACAGTAGCAGGAATTTTCTACTATCTATTAAATCTATTCTTTTAACACTAAGGGTTAAGGGTCATATTACCAACATTCAACCATAGGGGGTAAGCATTTTTTTGATGCTTGCCCTTTATTATTTCTAATCACTTTTCTTTGCTTCATTAGAATCTAATTTTGTTTTTTACTTATACTAAGAAAAAAACTTGAATTACAGTAAATAAACGAATATTATATAAGATGTAATTGTAAAACGTTCGTAATTTTGGAGGGCATCTATGTTTAAACTCAAGGATAATCACACAACAGTAAGAACTGAAGTTATGGCCGGGATTACAACCTTTTTAACAATGGTTTATATTGTCGTTGTAAATCCCGTTATTTTATCGGATGCAGGAGTTCCATTTGATCAGGTATTTATGGCCACGATTATTGCATCCGTTGTCGGAACCCTATGGATGGCATTGTTTGCCAATTATCCTATAGCAGTTGCTCCAGGAATGGGCATGAATGCCTATTTTGCCTATTCAGTTGTCGGTTCACATGGCAACATTGACTATCAGACAGCATTTGCCGCTGTATTTATCGCAGGGATTATCTTCATTATTTTGTCACTCACTCGATTCCGCGAAGTACTAATTGAGGCGATTCCTGAAAACTTAAAGCATGGAATTAGTGCAGGTATTGGTTTATTTATTGCTTTTATTGGTCTCCGCTTAACAGGCTTAGTCACAAGTCATCCATCGAACCTTGTGGCATTAGGAGATCTCCACTCGCCATCAGCCATGTTGGCATTAGTTGGTTTAGCCGTGACCATCATTCTGTTTGCATTAAAAGTGAACGGGGCCTTATTCATTGGAATGGTCATAACCGCTGTGATTGCTTTACTCACCGGCCAGCTGTCCTTTAATGAAGGCTTTCTAGCATTGCCACATCTTCCTGAGGGAATTATTATTGCCAACCCCATCACCGCTCTTGGTGATGTCATTCAGCACAGTCTCTATGCGGTTGTTTTTTCCTTTTTATTAGTAACCATCTTTGATACAACAGGTACCATGGTAGCTGTCGCACAGCAGGCAGGCTTAATGAAAGGTAAGAAAATGCCCCGCGCTCGTGAAGCCTTACTTTCAGATTCAATCGCAACTACAGTGGGAGCCATGTTTGGTACAAGCCCTACCTCTGCATTTATTGAATCCTCTACGGGTGTTGCTGCCGGAGGAAAAACAGGATTAACGACCTTAACAGTATCACTGTTATTTATTGCTTCTGCCTTTTTTGGACCACTTGTCAGTGCTGTATCAGGATTATCGGCTATTACTGCTCCAGCATTAATAATTGTTGGCAGTCTCATGATGAGTAATGTGGTTCATATCAACTGGAATGAGTTTGATGAAGCCTTTCCAGCCTTTTTAATCATCTTAAGCATGCCATTAACATCTAGCATCGCTACGGGAATTGCTCTAGGCTTTATTTCCTACCCATTATTAAAATTGGTAAAGGGAAAATGGCGTGAGGTACATCCAATTGTTTATGTATTTGCTGTACTGTTCTTCTATCAGCTTGCATTCCTGCCACATTAATATAAACAGATTTTATGTATCGGTGCCAGGCACCATGAAAAGACTAAATGGCTAGTTTTGTCTTTTATGGTGCCTGGCACCCTTTTAATGAAGATATCTTTCTGTCAGCCATTTTTCTAGGATTTCTATCAACTCTGAGTCGATTGGCTGGTCAAACAGCGTTTTATATTCTTTCATCAACGTGAGCATATGATGTGTTTTCGGGTATTTTCGAAGGATATGATTCATGTTTTGAATAATATGCCATTCCGATTCACCTTTTACCATTTGAGCGATTTTTTCGGCATGCTCTGGAGGAACTTGAATATCCTTTTCGCCCGTAATGGCTAATGTTGGGCAGGTGACTTTCTGTAAATACTCGCACACATTATAGTCAAACTGCTCCCGCATCCATTTTGCATTTACTTTTGTTCCTTTAATTCTTAGTATATCTTCCTTTGAATTCAAGATTTTCTTCATAATAGCATCCTGCTGCTTCTGAGCTTTATCAGCAGCTTTCAGAATTTTATATAACCAGCCCTTAAATCCCTTTGTTTC of the Bacillus tuaregi genome contains:
- a CDS encoding inorganic phosphate transporter, with amino-acid sequence MDGLILLTGLVVICALAFDFINGFHDTANAIATAVSTKALKPRHAILMAAVMNFVGAMTFTGVAKAITKDIVDPFTLENGTLVILAALLAAIFWNLLTWYYGIPSSSSHAIIGSIAGAAIASAGFQSLNYSGFIKIIQALIISPIIAFVIGYIVYSIFKVIFKDNNLAKTNKGFRIFQIFTAALQAYSHGTNDAQKAMGIITMALIASGQLTTHDVPFWVQLACATAMGLGTSVGGWKIIKTVGGNIMKIRPVNGVAADLTGALIIFGATYIHLPVSTTHVISSSIMGVGASHRLKGVKWGTAKRMLITWVITLPISATVAGIFYYLLNLFF
- a CDS encoding NCS2 family permease; the encoded protein is MFKLKDNHTTVRTEVMAGITTFLTMVYIVVVNPVILSDAGVPFDQVFMATIIASVVGTLWMALFANYPIAVAPGMGMNAYFAYSVVGSHGNIDYQTAFAAVFIAGIIFIILSLTRFREVLIEAIPENLKHGISAGIGLFIAFIGLRLTGLVTSHPSNLVALGDLHSPSAMLALVGLAVTIILFALKVNGALFIGMVITAVIALLTGQLSFNEGFLALPHLPEGIIIANPITALGDVIQHSLYAVVFSFLLVTIFDTTGTMVAVAQQAGLMKGKKMPRAREALLSDSIATTVGAMFGTSPTSAFIESSTGVAAGGKTGLTTLTVSLLFIASAFFGPLVSAVSGLSAITAPALIIVGSLMMSNVVHINWNEFDEAFPAFLIILSMPLTSSIATGIALGFISYPLLKLVKGKWREVHPIVYVFAVLFFYQLAFLPH